One window of the Nitrospirota bacterium genome contains the following:
- the lepB gene encoding signal peptidase I, whose protein sequence is MMVEKKKKKSIIREYLEAIATAFILALIVMTFVVQAFKIPSGSMIPTLSVGDHIFVLKFIYGVKIPFSDTILFHTWSPKRGDVVVFKYPRDEKTDFIKRLIGEPGDTIEVKNKLLYLNGELLKETYTIHTDSNMIPERDNFGPITVPEGKYFMMGDNRDQSLDSRFWGFVSENKIKGRASLIYWSWDSKEGWVRFGRIGKLIH, encoded by the coding sequence ATGATGGTTGAAAAGAAAAAAAAGAAATCGATAATCAGAGAATACCTGGAAGCGATTGCCACCGCCTTCATTCTGGCACTTATTGTCATGACATTTGTGGTACAAGCATTTAAAATTCCTTCCGGATCGATGATCCCGACTTTGAGTGTGGGGGATCATATTTTTGTCTTGAAATTTATTTATGGTGTTAAAATCCCGTTTTCAGATACAATTCTATTTCATACTTGGTCTCCAAAAAGAGGCGACGTTGTGGTTTTCAAGTACCCACGAGATGAAAAAACCGATTTTATCAAGAGATTAATCGGAGAGCCGGGCGATACGATTGAAGTCAAGAATAAACTCCTTTATCTTAATGGGGAGCTCCTTAAGGAAACCTATACCATTCACACCGATTCCAATATGATCCCTGAAAGGGATAATTTCGGCCCCATCACGGTCCCTGAAGGTAAATATTTTATGATGGGAGACAATCGTGATCAGAGTCTTGACAGCCGGTTCTGGGGGTTTGTCAGTGAAAATAAGATTAAAGGGAGAGCGTCACTTATTTACTGGTCCTGGGATAGCAAGGAAGGCTGGGTCCGATTCGGAAGGATTGGAAAATTAATTCACTAA
- the lepA gene encoding elongation factor 4 produces the protein MSKIQKHIRNFCIIAHIDHGKSTLADRLLEYTGTLSQRELKEQFLDDMDLERERGITIKAHAVRLIYEALSKEKYILNLIDTPGHVDFTYEVSRSLAACEGALLVVDATQGVEAQTIANANLALDNHLEIIPVINKIDLPSADVEKAREQIEDILSIDAADAIPASAKEGIGIQEILEAIIAKIPPPEGDPEAPLKALVFDSWFDNYEGAVVLVKIVQGTIRVGSKIRFMSNQKEFDVISLGIFTPGRTPVQVLSVGEAGCLTGAIKKVGDTKIGDTVTLASRPAEEAIPGYRDVKPMVFCGLYCQDTAEYENLRDALEKLRLNDSSFRYEPETSLALGFGFRCGFLGLLHMEIIQERLEREYNLSLISTAPTVVYRITTVKQEILLIDNPAKLPDPQRIEKYEEPYIVASIITPEEYMGSLITLCQEKRGNQKDFKYIDRKRVLLTYEMPLNEIILDFHDKLKSLTKGYASFDYELIGYRESDLVKIDILLNGETVDALSFMSHRAKSAQRGKQIAEKLKELIPRQMFEIAIQAAIGSKILARENVKALKKNVTAKCYGGDISRKRKLWEKQKEGKKRMKQIGKVEIPQEAFLAVLKIKE, from the coding sequence ATGAGTAAAATTCAAAAACACATTCGAAATTTCTGCATTATCGCCCACATCGATCATGGTAAATCAACGCTTGCCGATCGGCTTTTAGAATATACCGGAACCCTTTCGCAGAGAGAGCTCAAAGAACAGTTTCTTGATGACATGGATCTGGAACGCGAACGAGGCATTACCATCAAAGCTCACGCAGTTCGGCTTATTTACGAGGCCCTCTCCAAAGAAAAATATATCTTGAACCTCATTGACACCCCGGGACATGTTGACTTTACTTACGAAGTCTCAAGAAGCCTTGCCGCTTGCGAGGGCGCGCTCCTTGTGGTTGACGCGACTCAGGGGGTTGAAGCCCAGACGATTGCCAACGCTAATCTGGCACTCGACAATCACCTCGAAATTATTCCCGTGATCAACAAAATCGATCTTCCCAGCGCTGATGTGGAGAAAGCACGCGAACAAATTGAAGATATCTTGAGTATTGATGCGGCCGATGCGATTCCGGCCAGTGCAAAGGAGGGGATCGGAATTCAGGAAATTCTTGAAGCCATTATCGCCAAGATTCCTCCTCCGGAGGGAGACCCCGAGGCACCGTTGAAAGCGCTGGTTTTTGATTCATGGTTCGACAATTATGAAGGCGCGGTGGTCCTTGTTAAAATCGTTCAGGGCACCATTCGTGTTGGTTCGAAAATTCGTTTTATGTCCAATCAGAAGGAATTTGACGTCATTTCGCTCGGTATTTTTACTCCCGGCAGAACCCCTGTCCAGGTACTGAGCGTCGGAGAAGCGGGTTGCCTCACAGGGGCCATCAAGAAGGTGGGCGATACCAAAATCGGAGATACGGTGACACTTGCGTCCCGACCTGCAGAGGAGGCGATTCCAGGATACCGGGACGTCAAGCCGATGGTTTTCTGCGGGCTTTATTGCCAGGATACCGCTGAGTATGAGAATCTCAGAGATGCGCTTGAGAAACTCCGTCTCAATGATTCTTCTTTCCGATACGAACCGGAGACCTCATTGGCGCTGGGATTCGGATTTCGCTGTGGGTTCCTGGGCCTTCTTCATATGGAGATCATTCAGGAAAGGCTGGAGCGCGAATATAACCTGAGTCTCATTAGCACCGCCCCGACCGTGGTTTACCGGATTACGACGGTCAAGCAGGAGATTTTGCTGATTGATAATCCCGCTAAATTGCCGGATCCTCAGAGAATTGAGAAATATGAAGAACCGTATATTGTTGCTTCGATTATTACGCCGGAGGAATATATGGGCTCCCTCATTACGCTTTGTCAGGAAAAAAGAGGCAATCAGAAGGATTTCAAATATATTGACAGAAAACGGGTGTTGCTGACCTATGAGATGCCGCTGAATGAAATCATTCTCGATTTTCATGATAAATTAAAATCTCTGACGAAGGGCTATGCGTCGTTTGACTATGAATTAATTGGCTACCGGGAATCTGACCTGGTCAAAATTGATATTCTCTTGAACGGAGAGACGGTCGATGCGCTTTCGTTTATGTCGCACCGGGCCAAATCGGCCCAGCGCGGCAAACAAATTGCGGAAAAGCTCAAGGAACTGATCCCCCGCCAGATGTTTGAAATTGCAATACAGGCGGCAATTGGAAGTAAAATTCTGGCCAGGGAAAATGTCAAGGCGCTGAAAAAGAATGTCACTGCGAAATGCTATGGAGGAGACATTTCCAGGAAAAGGAAATTATGGGAAAAGCAGAAGGAAGGGAAAAAGAGAATGAAACAGATTGGAAAAGTTGAAATTCCCCAGGAAGCTTTTCTGGCGGTACTAAAAATCAAGGAATAA
- a CDS encoding pyruvate ferredoxin oxidoreductase, producing MYAVAFVEDDKCIANKGCRLCILYCPEADTLKLDPAKKKAYVVENRCKGCELCVVVCKNAKHDAITMVMR from the coding sequence ATGTACGCAGTTGCTTTCGTAGAAGATGATAAATGTATTGCCAATAAAGGTTGCAGGCTTTGTATCCTTTATTGCCCTGAAGCGGATACACTGAAGCTGGACCCAGCCAAAAAGAAAGCCTATGTCGTGGAAAATCGTTGTAAAGGATGCGAGCTCTGCGTGGTTGTCTGCAAAAATGCAAAACACGATGCGATCACCATGGTGATGAGATAA
- a CDS encoding 2-oxoacid:acceptor oxidoreductase family protein: MRKRINVRISGLGGQGAVTSAHVLATAVSKEGRNAISNPFFGAEKRMAPAESYVRIADQKIYDRGEIVYPDIIMLYHPQVYTQGKCYTMPFYSGLKRGGIVIINTDHPILSEEDVERLNDLDAKLLYIDATQIAVDVAGTELATNMAMLGALVGSTKVVKMESMDKALQDRFGKKYVASGGTATLDEAIKKKFAKKEQLLQKNLQTIQKGYDIGEAWAESLKVPMLV; the protein is encoded by the coding sequence ATGAGAAAAAGAATCAATGTTCGGATCTCGGGACTGGGAGGTCAGGGCGCTGTGACATCGGCGCATGTTTTGGCAACCGCTGTTTCTAAAGAAGGAAGAAATGCGATCTCGAATCCCTTCTTTGGGGCTGAAAAGCGTATGGCTCCGGCGGAAAGTTATGTTCGGATTGCAGATCAAAAAATTTATGACCGGGGTGAGATTGTTTATCCCGATATCATTATGCTCTATCATCCGCAGGTTTATACCCAGGGAAAATGTTACACCATGCCGTTTTATTCCGGATTGAAGCGGGGAGGAATCGTGATTATCAACACGGATCATCCCATCTTGAGTGAGGAAGACGTAGAAAGGCTGAATGATCTGGATGCGAAACTGCTATACATAGATGCCACTCAAATTGCGGTCGATGTCGCCGGGACAGAGTTAGCCACGAATATGGCGATGCTTGGTGCGCTGGTGGGTTCGACGAAAGTCGTAAAAATGGAATCCATGGACAAGGCCCTGCAAGACCGGTTTGGAAAGAAATATGTTGCCTCCGGCGGCACCGCGACCCTTGACGAAGCAATCAAGAAGAAATTCGCCAAAAAGGAACAACTTCTTCAGAAAAATCTCCAGACGATCCAGAAGGGTTATGACATTGGAGAAGCGTGGGCAGAGTCTCTCAAGGTTCCGATGCTTGTGTGA
- a CDS encoding ferredoxin oxidoreductase translates to MGKDKIKISPSLEDIMPVEYRELVADATYGKEGRGWKDIGSAKELIEEHSLCAGCPESIAFRYVLASLPNPEDTVMVGSTGCTSLVFPHVAVHNIHSLFGNQNSVASGLKRALKLRFPEKEKDVVVLAGDGATVDIGLDMTLQSWFRQEKFTTICFDNELYANTGGQESGLTQKGFVMKMAPQGKKFNKVRMPEIAKESGCAYVAILTVSKPNLVERVLKNAVMIARTIGPTYVQIYTPCILEIGKQSMEGLQEMRDSEGPSDRFAFREYMTDEAKAYLAELDAKKKAAAAPKIGTPAPAGVK, encoded by the coding sequence ATGGGTAAAGATAAGATAAAGATCAGTCCTTCTTTGGAAGATATCATGCCGGTTGAATATCGGGAGCTTGTCGCCGATGCGACCTATGGAAAAGAAGGTCGAGGCTGGAAAGATATCGGGAGCGCGAAGGAGTTAATTGAAGAACATTCCCTCTGTGCCGGATGTCCGGAGTCAATTGCTTTTCGCTATGTTCTCGCTTCCCTGCCCAACCCTGAAGATACGGTGATGGTCGGCTCCACAGGATGTACAAGCCTTGTTTTCCCGCATGTCGCAGTACACAATATTCACTCTCTTTTTGGAAATCAGAACTCGGTTGCGTCTGGCCTGAAAAGAGCCCTGAAACTGAGGTTTCCGGAAAAGGAAAAGGATGTGGTTGTTTTGGCCGGTGACGGCGCAACGGTCGATATCGGTCTTGATATGACTCTTCAATCCTGGTTTCGCCAGGAAAAATTCACGACAATCTGTTTTGATAACGAACTTTACGCAAATACCGGAGGCCAGGAGAGCGGCCTCACCCAAAAAGGTTTCGTGATGAAGATGGCCCCGCAGGGCAAGAAATTTAATAAAGTGAGAATGCCTGAAATTGCCAAAGAATCCGGATGCGCCTATGTGGCAATTCTGACCGTCAGCAAGCCAAATCTTGTTGAACGGGTATTGAAAAATGCGGTCATGATCGCGAGGACCATTGGACCGACTTATGTGCAGATTTATACGCCATGTATTCTTGAAATCGGAAAGCAGAGTATGGAAGGCCTTCAGGAGATGAGAGATTCCGAGGGTCCCAGTGATCGATTTGCATTTAGGGAATACATGACAGACGAAGCAAAAGCCTATCTTGCTGAATTAGATGCCAAGAAAAAGGCCGCTGCGGCTCCCAAGATCGGAACCCCGGCCCCGGCGGGAGTAAAATAA
- a CDS encoding ferredoxin oxidoreductase, whose amino-acid sequence MAGNNIIGTLNKKGQKFVKPEYMFFEAPRQEYFLTGSEVVKEAIRRASVDISIAYPITPQSEASALIGELWTEGYVGDYFRGENEFGVMSECAGAAFGGARVFTTTSGPGTLRAFENFPMWSGARLPIMINVMVRGVNSPLNIQPDTLEMSFLLDTGMLIWHAETAQELFDMLLKGFIVAEQPDVHLPIAVCIDGFFVSHTKEMVSLTGADICIPPYDPYRSPVPCMDMETPPVRMMRDPFVMKSNYISYATHASWQQEVRAAIERSRKYSIQYLGGLIEEENSDADILIVSSGTAVAQGREAIRLMADEGLKVGIVRIKTIRPFPTEEIRRATRNAKLIFVPEFNVSGWMAREIKASIDRNDRVIAGPHVAGGMTLPPEIIVEEIKKQIHLRKKELVHG is encoded by the coding sequence ATGGCTGGCAATAATATCATAGGAACATTGAATAAAAAAGGGCAGAAGTTTGTGAAGCCGGAATATATGTTTTTTGAGGCTCCCAGACAAGAATATTTTTTGACCGGGAGCGAAGTCGTGAAGGAGGCGATCCGGAGAGCGAGCGTTGATATTTCCATCGCTTACCCGATCACTCCCCAAAGCGAAGCCTCTGCTCTGATCGGTGAACTTTGGACAGAGGGTTATGTCGGAGATTATTTTAGAGGTGAAAATGAATTCGGCGTGATGAGTGAATGCGCCGGTGCGGCGTTTGGGGGGGCCAGGGTCTTTACAACGACCTCCGGGCCGGGGACTTTGCGCGCGTTTGAAAATTTTCCGATGTGGTCAGGTGCCAGGCTACCGATCATGATCAATGTGATGGTTCGAGGAGTTAATTCCCCATTGAATATTCAACCGGATACGCTCGAAATGTCCTTTCTTCTGGACACCGGCATGCTTATCTGGCATGCGGAAACCGCCCAGGAGCTCTTTGACATGCTGTTAAAGGGTTTTATCGTAGCGGAACAGCCCGATGTTCATCTTCCGATTGCCGTTTGTATCGATGGGTTCTTTGTCAGTCATACGAAGGAGATGGTCTCGTTGACCGGGGCTGATATCTGTATTCCCCCCTATGATCCATATCGCTCGCCCGTCCCTTGCATGGATATGGAGACACCTCCGGTCCGGATGATGAGAGATCCTTTTGTGATGAAAAGTAATTATATTAGTTATGCGACCCATGCCAGCTGGCAGCAGGAAGTCCGGGCCGCAATTGAAAGGTCGCGAAAATACTCGATCCAGTATCTGGGAGGTCTGATCGAAGAAGAAAACAGCGACGCAGATATTTTAATTGTTTCGTCTGGAACTGCCGTGGCCCAGGGACGGGAAGCCATCCGTCTGATGGCTGATGAAGGATTGAAAGTCGGGATTGTCAGAATTAAGACCATTCGGCCATTTCCCACTGAAGAGATTCGCCGCGCTACCCGAAATGCAAAGTTGATATTTGTGCCGGAGTTTAACGTCAGCGGTTGGATGGCGAGAGAAATCAAAGCATCGATCGATCGGAATGATCGCGTGATCGCGGGACCGCATGTTGCGGGCGGCATGACCTTGCCACCTGAAATCATCGTCGAGGAAATTAAAAAGCAGATCCATCTTAGAAAAAAGGAGCTCGTCCATGGGTAA
- a CDS encoding Do family serine endopeptidase — translation MLLMKFKRSSKWTHLITFLLVSFSMIMIIPASAKSAGLDEAVKTLEQFQTIFIEIAAKSKPAVVNISPVQTSSHSAKSDDSSPERKRPDVPQGSGSGVIIDKKGTIITNQHVVSDAKEVEVRLSDKRKFIGKVIGRDNDTDVAVVKIEAPGDLPSLAIGDSTKVKVGQWAIAVGNPFGLEGTVTLGVISATGRESVNLSRYEDFIQTDASINPGNSGGPLLNLKGEVIGINTAIINFAQGIGFAIPSNMVQEVITQLIKTGKVTRGWLGIGIQEVSSDLADKFHIKEGEGILVSEVFEGEPAFKAGVQPGDIITRIDGREITSTSTLSRIVASITPGKKIELAILRDGKAKNLPIILGERKEDPKLASVQKQNETLLGITVTEITPELKEKYKLKADKGVLITRLDPDSRFEIEGLKEGDVIKELNKQKIESVSEFNEAAKKIKESDSPLIYINRESRSFFIVLKAKEK, via the coding sequence ATGCTTTTAATGAAGTTCAAGAGGTCGTCAAAATGGACACATTTAATCACATTTTTACTGGTCTCATTCAGCATGATCATGATTATTCCGGCTTCGGCAAAAAGCGCGGGATTGGATGAAGCGGTCAAGACTCTCGAACAATTTCAAACGATTTTTATAGAAATCGCGGCTAAATCCAAACCTGCCGTCGTCAATATCTCCCCGGTCCAGACCTCTTCACATTCCGCAAAATCAGACGACTCGAGCCCCGAAAGGAAGCGCCCCGATGTTCCTCAAGGCTCTGGATCCGGCGTCATTATCGATAAAAAAGGAACGATTATCACCAATCAGCATGTGGTATCCGATGCAAAGGAAGTGGAAGTCCGGCTTTCAGATAAACGCAAATTTATCGGCAAAGTGATCGGACGAGACAATGATACGGATGTGGCCGTGGTCAAAATAGAGGCGCCGGGAGACCTCCCCTCGCTGGCCATCGGAGATTCAACCAAGGTGAAAGTGGGTCAATGGGCAATCGCCGTTGGAAATCCTTTCGGATTAGAAGGGACCGTGACGCTCGGCGTTATCAGCGCAACGGGTCGGGAAAGCGTCAATCTCTCCCGGTACGAAGATTTCATCCAAACGGATGCGTCCATCAATCCGGGCAATAGCGGGGGTCCGCTTCTCAATTTAAAAGGGGAAGTCATTGGCATCAATACGGCCATCATCAATTTTGCCCAGGGCATTGGATTCGCTATCCCCTCCAACATGGTCCAGGAGGTCATTACGCAATTAATAAAGACCGGAAAGGTAACGCGGGGATGGCTCGGAATAGGGATCCAGGAAGTCAGTTCTGATCTTGCCGACAAGTTTCACATCAAGGAGGGAGAGGGCATTCTGGTCAGCGAAGTCTTTGAAGGGGAACCTGCTTTTAAAGCCGGCGTTCAGCCAGGCGATATTATCACCCGGATAGATGGCCGGGAAATTACTTCAACCAGCACACTATCACGCATCGTTGCCAGCATCACTCCGGGAAAGAAAATTGAATTGGCTATACTCCGGGACGGGAAGGCGAAAAATCTACCCATTATTTTGGGAGAACGAAAGGAAGATCCGAAGCTCGCAAGCGTACAGAAACAGAATGAGACACTTCTCGGAATTACGGTGACCGAAATCACGCCTGAGTTAAAAGAGAAATACAAGCTTAAAGCAGATAAAGGTGTTCTGATCACCCGGTTGGATCCCGACAGCCGCTTTGAGATTGAGGGTTTGAAGGAGGGAGACGTCATTAAGGAACTCAACAAACAGAAAATTGAAAGCGTCAGTGAATTCAACGAAGCAGCAAAAAAAATAAAAGAGAGTGATTCTCCTCTCATTTACATCAACCGGGAATCGAGATCATTTTTTATCGTACTTAAAGCAAAAGAAAAATAG
- the serB gene encoding phosphoserine phosphatase SerB, giving the protein MSQTSPQILISVSGPDKPGITAGLVGLISEMGANLLDIEQVVTRSLLSLSMIVSLDPGKKSQDLIKELLFKAHELGIQVRFDILEEKAFDKLAQRQSYVITCLGDEVNAKVIAKLSLLLFEEGINIEKIGKLTEEKLNCIEMIINAEKTIHPRDMTKKLLHLNAEFGVDISVQKETLFRRAKRLIVMDMDSTLVQMEGIDELAKEAGVGLKVAEITERAMNGELNFKEALRERVRLLKGLPEETLQKVYSRIPFTPGARELIRILQKMGYKTAVLSGGFSYFTDRLKKELNLDYAYSNQLEIINGKLTGEVVGEIVDGLKKSDLLEEIAAKEGISLDQAIAIGDGANDLMMIGKAGLGIAFNAKPKVRAAAQHSITRKNLDSILYLLGISDKDIAQLN; this is encoded by the coding sequence ATGAGTCAGACATCTCCTCAAATACTCATTTCGGTGTCAGGACCTGACAAACCTGGCATTACGGCCGGACTGGTCGGCCTCATATCCGAGATGGGTGCGAATCTGCTTGATATTGAGCAGGTGGTTACCCGTTCTCTCCTGTCGCTTTCCATGATCGTGAGCCTCGATCCGGGCAAAAAGAGTCAAGATCTCATTAAAGAACTGTTGTTCAAGGCCCATGAACTTGGCATCCAGGTTCGATTCGATATCCTTGAGGAAAAGGCATTCGATAAACTGGCCCAAAGGCAATCCTATGTCATTACCTGCCTGGGTGATGAAGTCAACGCAAAAGTCATCGCAAAACTCAGTCTTCTCCTATTTGAAGAGGGAATCAATATAGAGAAAATCGGCAAATTGACTGAGGAAAAATTAAATTGTATCGAAATGATCATCAATGCTGAAAAAACGATTCATCCGCGCGACATGACCAAAAAATTACTCCATTTAAATGCAGAGTTTGGCGTTGACATCTCTGTCCAGAAAGAAACCCTCTTCCGGAGAGCAAAGCGGCTGATTGTGATGGATATGGATTCCACACTGGTCCAGATGGAAGGAATAGATGAACTGGCAAAGGAGGCGGGCGTCGGCCTTAAAGTGGCCGAGATCACCGAACGGGCCATGAACGGAGAACTCAATTTTAAAGAAGCGTTGAGAGAACGTGTCCGGCTGCTAAAGGGTCTTCCCGAGGAGACCCTGCAAAAGGTATATTCCCGGATTCCCTTTACGCCGGGTGCAAGAGAACTGATCCGCATTCTTCAAAAAATGGGGTATAAGACGGCTGTCCTGAGCGGAGGATTCAGTTATTTTACCGATCGTCTGAAGAAGGAACTCAATCTCGATTATGCTTATTCCAATCAATTGGAAATCATCAACGGAAAGTTGACCGGCGAGGTCGTCGGGGAAATTGTCGATGGCTTGAAAAAATCTGACCTTTTGGAAGAGATTGCAGCCAAGGAAGGAATTTCACTCGATCAGGCCATTGCAATCGGCGACGGGGCCAATGACCTGATGATGATCGGTAAGGCCGGGTTGGGTATCGCATTCAACGCCAAGCCGAAAGTTCGTGCGGCCGCCCAGCATAGCATTACCCGAAAAAACCTTGATTCAATTCTTTATCTCCTTGGAATCAGCGACAAGGATATCGCTCAGCTCAACTGA
- a CDS encoding toxin-antitoxin system YwqK family antitoxin yields MNRDRSIKRETYADGSIKSETEWKKDRKDGLLRTYFETGELKSELRFKNGILEGMAKGYYSGGRLRNEREYHRGKPVGKGREFYESGFLKSEWNYRNGKREGVIREYYEGGEIKGEWNYQKGKPHGRATEYYVSGVVRVEGEFQEGKQIGETRVYDAKGLIQEVWNHREGKSERIQ; encoded by the coding sequence ATGAATCGAGATAGATCGATCAAGAGAGAAACTTATGCGGATGGTTCAATTAAATCGGAAACGGAGTGGAAGAAAGACCGCAAGGACGGATTATTGCGCACCTACTTTGAAACAGGTGAATTGAAAAGTGAATTGAGGTTTAAAAACGGCATTTTGGAAGGGATGGCCAAAGGGTATTACTCAGGAGGACGGCTTCGAAATGAGCGCGAATATCATCGAGGAAAACCGGTAGGCAAAGGCCGGGAATTTTACGAAAGTGGTTTCCTGAAGTCGGAATGGAACTATCGCAATGGTAAACGCGAGGGGGTTATCCGTGAATACTATGAGGGGGGAGAAATTAAAGGAGAATGGAACTATCAAAAGGGTAAACCGCACGGCAGGGCCACAGAATATTATGTCAGCGGCGTCGTGAGAGTCGAAGGGGAGTTTCAGGAAGGAAAACAGATTGGCGAAACAAGGGTCTATGATGCAAAGGGCCTCATTCAGGAGGTTTGGAACCATCGCGAAGGAAAGTCTGAAAGAATTCAATGA
- the mtnB gene encoding methylthioribulose 1-phosphate dehydratase, protein MRATSGNFSLRVQDDPLEFFISVSGRDKSINRADDFIRVNERGEVKREKGRKGLKNLSPSAEVGVHAEIYRKCSPGVVLHVHSLYNTYISLHSPDPDLFLIQDLEMIKGLGIGGDNPVVRIPIVPNASNLEELARSAGKVIQSSTPGILIRGHGLYAWGATLHEAKRNVEAFEFLFEYLALEMRRPD, encoded by the coding sequence ATGAGAGCTACGAGCGGAAACTTTTCTCTCCGAGTTCAGGATGACCCTCTTGAATTTTTCATTTCGGTTAGCGGGAGGGATAAATCGATCAATCGAGCAGACGATTTTATTCGGGTCAATGAGAGAGGAGAGGTGAAGAGGGAGAAGGGGAGAAAAGGGCTGAAGAATCTCAGCCCTTCGGCTGAAGTCGGGGTTCATGCCGAGATTTACAGGAAGTGTTCTCCCGGTGTGGTCTTGCATGTCCATTCACTTTATAATACTTACATCTCACTTCACTCACCGGATCCGGATCTGTTTTTAATACAGGATTTGGAGATGATAAAAGGACTGGGTATCGGAGGCGACAATCCCGTTGTGCGAATTCCCATCGTTCCCAATGCGAGCAACCTGGAGGAACTGGCCCGGTCGGCTGGAAAAGTGATCCAGTCGTCGACGCCCGGCATTTTGATCAGGGGTCATGGCCTATATGCCTGGGGCGCGACGCTCCATGAAGCGAAGCGAAATGTGGAAGCTTTCGAATTCCTGTTTGAATATCTCGCGCTCGAAATGAGGCGGCCCGATTAA
- a CDS encoding MtnX-like HAD-IB family phosphatase has product MLSRRPFVFMDFDGTITEKDSLIAIMERFAPESWIELKDLTLSRQISVRKGVGEMFSLLGSSQKEEIIAFVKKQTIFRAGFLEFLHWCSEMQIEYKVLSGGIDFYIYPLLEKVIPRENILCNQGDFSGANIRINWNSPCDSYCHLDCGICKTSFIRRYDPSRFFRILLGDSVTDFGAATVADRVFARDALMAECQKIGIPAVPFNEFYDVIQTLRDDPSLF; this is encoded by the coding sequence ATGTTAAGCAGACGCCCTTTTGTTTTTATGGATTTTGACGGGACGATTACAGAAAAAGACAGCTTGATCGCCATTATGGAAAGATTTGCTCCTGAAAGCTGGATCGAGTTAAAGGATCTGACTCTTTCACGCCAGATCAGTGTCCGGAAGGGTGTTGGAGAGATGTTTTCACTTTTAGGTTCAAGTCAAAAGGAGGAAATCATCGCCTTTGTAAAAAAACAGACCATTTTTAGAGCGGGATTTCTGGAATTTCTGCACTGGTGTTCGGAAATGCAAATCGAATACAAGGTCCTGAGCGGAGGGATCGACTTCTATATCTATCCCTTGTTGGAAAAAGTCATTCCTCGGGAAAACATCCTTTGCAATCAGGGTGACTTTTCTGGGGCGAATATCCGGATTAACTGGAACAGTCCATGCGATTCCTATTGTCATCTCGATTGCGGAATCTGCAAAACAAGTTTTATCCGGCGCTATGATCCTTCCCGGTTCTTTCGCATTCTCTTAGGGGACAGCGTGACAGACTTTGGAGCGGCCACGGTGGCTGACCGGGTTTTCGCCCGTGATGCCCTGATGGCCGAATGCCAGAAGATCGGCATTCCGGCCGTTCCATTCAATGAATTTTATGATGTGATTCAGACCCTGAGAGATGACCCCTCGTTATTCTAA